attttatattttcgacAGTGGTTTTATTCGTGGTTTTTAATCCTCTGGTTCTTAATCTCCCTTCTTAAGTTTGAAATAAGTCTTAAAATCTCTGCATGGTTTATTGTTTCATGTGGAATCAGATTTacaagaaactttaaaattgaatgACCTATTCCTCAGTGTTTATCTTTGTGTTGTAATCGTTCCATAGAAACACAGAACATATACGGATGTAAAAGAAGGTTTTAAATGCGCTAAGAATCCTTCCTTCTCTCTCTATACATGTGCATTTATTTTGTCGGCTTCAAAGTTGTATAACAGAAACTCCATAAGTAAACTACGATGATTCGCTAAAATGGCGATTAGTTCTTTTACTGTAACGTACAAGACACATAAGTCATCGTTTATGTAAGCGAAAATTTACTGCCTCATTTGATCTATATGGAGCGAGACAATAAATCCGTGTTAAGAATTGGTGTTAATTACCTAAACGAGATTTATATACCAAAATAAGAACATGTTTGGTTACTAAATcgtattacttatttatttttttctctaatcgcgaataaaaatatattttttaatttatatttttcgtaTTTCCTTCAGAAAAATTCCATCCTCGTTTCAATGCCCGATATCGCACGATAAACAACGGAAACCTCCAGAGAAATGGACCGAACGCGgcaacaagattttttttcaattttaaacgtGTTCTTTTACATCTTTGactttatttatcaatattattattttaaatcccAATATCCCACCTTACCAAAAAAGACGGCACTTTGTGATAAGATTGCCGTAAATAAACAGTGCATGGTGTTCCACTTTTTTCCCTTCTTGTTATCATCTCGACATTAGAAATTCTATTAAAAccgataaaaaataaacgtaaacGTGAAAAAATGCGTATCCTCTTCTCGTTCAAAGTTTATAATGATAAGAACGCGtcctatatttttgtttttcttaatctTCTAACGTCATTAACGAAACTATAGTTTTTTTAAGGTACTCTTTTTAAACAAGACGTAGTCTGTCATGGTGATATTTAGCACGATTCTGGTTTAGGATGTGGTAAACTTTGtcaaatttcctttttattcaatctgaaaatatattattctatttatgaatagttttgtaaaattattaagttttgtGTTCGTTATTTGAAGAGTAGTTAAAATTAtctcgaaaaaaaaatctttatgtatttttttgtgtattgaGTAAATATTTGTCTAAATAATGCTCTCAATAGATAAGAACTCGATTAAATTCACGAATTTTTTAGTCAACTCAAATTCTTGTTTTCTTACATAACGAAATGActtgataatttttatataagacTTGCATATAATCCTAAGAACTTGTACTAAAATCATCTCTATGTTCTTCTCTTTATCTAAACATAGTCGACATTCAAGATTGGATTATAAACCCAACTGATAATAATTCGAACTCTAATactgtcaaaatttataattaaatagtaataaatgctatttattactaatttttgcattttatcTTGAGTTACTTTAAGAATTTTGTATAAATCAACATTCATACAAGAATCAcccttaataaatttaatgcacGGTGCAAACTGAGCTATAAAATCCTTTTAATCCTGTTTGATATGGCGTTTTGTCTGATTTAGTATAAAGTGgtgaaattaaagttttatggtCGGTAAACATGGTGAATTGATTACCTTCATGAAAATgtctaataaatttatattaaattggtAATGACTCTcaccaaaaactaaaatttgaaCTTTGAAAAATATCCAACTGATTTTGGATAAGCGCTACAATATCTATTTATCTCAAAGACAACTTCAAAATTCTACTATAAGGTTACAGGTGTTGATGGTATAGTTTCCACATTCAGGTTAATCAATGAGATCTCAAAAAGTCCCTTGGGTGCTAGATAaatctatacagggtgtctcagcgagactggtcattagacgtttctggggttctagccaaacaaaaaatttgagaatgcagacttaagtattatcaattacgttctcttcatctaaaatattttcagatttctagcccttccggttataccggaagtcgccacctactttatttttttaaatggaacaccctgtatatttttacatatttggatttgtctgttttgaaggtttataaataactttactttttgcaatttgaaccagcaattctcgagttattcgaatttttctagaaaaatttgctccaacggacatttgttcaaaaaatcatagaacactcaatttttgagatatcaatttaggattcagaacatgcttaaacaacatgatggagtatgttttggtgccgagaacggctgtctagatcgtttggtcactttactatgatacgttaacttttcgaaatttggaagcaccataacttaatttttttaaatagcaacccccatattttattacttagtcgtcttcggcgtctcattttacatcttttatattccatatgtcctatgcctaacattaatagtttgagaaataattagggttttttgaaaaatgctcacatatcatatggatattaacctagtgtgccatggaaaacaaatgtttaatgacttattgataaacgtcaaagtctaatttaggttgtttgatgcttgtgagtctaaaaccagttaaaatgatataaaagatgtagaatgagacaccgaagacgactaaaaagtaaagttatttataaaccttgaaaacagacaaatccaaatatgcaaaaatatacagggtgttccatttaaaaaaataaagttggtggcgacttccggtataaccggaagtgcaagaaatctgaaaatattttagacgaagagatcgtaattgataatacttaagtctgaattctcaaattttcattttcgccagaaccccagaaacgtctaatgaccggtctcgctgagacaccctgtatatgctGTGTTATTTAGGGTGGCCAATTTAGTAATATTGCAGAAAATGTGAGACATGCAGTGATGTGTGCTATTTGTATGCTACTCCTGCTTGGAGCAAGGTGTTGAAATTTTGTCGTAGAAGTAGCAGTAGAGAAATTTGGCACAAAGATAAGCAAGAAAGTTAGAGGCATGGACATCCAGAAAACAAACTGGTAAAATAGGAATAGGAAGTACCACCCAGATAATAATGTGCCTGTGTTTACCAAAGCTCCTTGCTAAAACACACTTAGTAAATGGAATAAAATGTTGCACGATAAACTAATTAATGATATTCAATCATTTGCAGCAATAAAAGTTTCTGGTGAAAAGAAACACCTTTTGATTGTTGTGCAATCTTCATGTTTGAACTGTgaaaataatacttttaacTTCAAGTTAACTGCTCTTATTTTATGCCCTTAagatttatttccaaaacaCATCTCCTATACTTTGCTTACATGTCTTCTAAACATTACTTGTTTTCAACGTCATTGAGCCAAACTATCCAATATCAGTTCTTTCTACTTCCGTTACTTGTTGTCTACAACAAGACCTTAATTGACCCACAAGAAGTTAAAAGATGGGATAATTACtgttattgaaaatgaaatctaaatctattattaaatataatatttatacatTTCAGTTAAACAGTACAAAgaataacaatattaattgtGAGATAAGCATTTCTTCTAAGATCAGTGGCTTTTATGTTGCTCTCATCTCGTTTCACCAGTTTATACATCCTAAGTTTAATCGACTGATTTAATGCTATTCTTATTGTGGCATCAATGCTTTCTATTCTTAATTGTAGCGAGAACTGAAAAGCCACTTTTTGCTAAATATGTTGTTGCAAATGAGAGTAAACATTCCATtgaatgataaaaaatatcaGTAAGGTAAGCAACCATATGTTGTTTTTGAAGTGTTCTGCTAGTAGTAAATTTATCTCTTCCTATCTATTTATCTCCTATCTCTTCTCACAATAAAGCGAAAACTTAATGTATGAATTAGGTGCATAATAATTCTTCTTTCATGTCCTCCAACTCAAAAGCAACACATTTTACGATTGCTATCAAAAACTGTAAAGCAGAATATGGTGAATCTTCCAATTTATCAATTAGTTGTAATTCCAGGTTATTTCAAATGCTAAGTACTCGTCTGCTTACTGTTTCAGCAGTCATaggaatattattaatttgcaCAGCATATTCTTCTCCAAACAGTTCTCGAAAAACTTCTTTGAAAGTATTACAcgcatttttggttttggcaATAAATGTACTACATTTAGGACGGTCAATTCCTGTTGAAACTTGCAAGATCATGAGCGCCTGGAAATGCGCACGTCACATGAAGTCGTGCATTTTAGATGTAGCAGTGAGAGTGATAACTTGCAGTTTAGGTGTTTTCtttagattttgttttaagtgCATCCGAAAGTCAAGATAAGTTGGAAATGGATTATTGCCCGGTTCGCTTTGAAAGGTAaggtaattttcaattatagaAATTAGAATATTATTATGATTCTTTGATTACAGTAACAATAAATAGTTGTAtaattagtattatttaaaagttttgcaTTATTCAGTAAATTAGAGTATAAATTAGGGGGTGAAAGACGGGTGTACTATTTATGGGACATTAGGATAATAAACGACTATCACGTTCATTTAATTACAGGGGGTTTTCGCTTCATGAAGCCCTTGCTATGCTTGAGGACAATGACGACATTGTCAGCCAGGTTGATGAAATAACTATATTTCCTCCTGTAAACGCTGCCGCCGATCTGACAGATGAAGAGATTCTGGAGCAGAAAATGATCTTACAGTGAATAACCTACCGGCATCACAGCTACAAGCGCCGGTGGAAATCGTAATTGAAAGTAACTATGACAGTGATTTTTCATCAGATGACAATATACCACTATCAGAGTTACAATCACAAAACACGGCAGCaagaaacaaacaaaaagtaaaaactaaaaagagaCAGATGCACTACAGTTGGATAAAAGAAGATTTGAAATTACCGCCCACCGACTTTGATAGTCCTACGAATTCGGCGATCACAGAAAACCCCTTAGAGCTTTTCTCAAATTTTGTTGACGAAGAAGTAATAGAATTGATTTTGAATCAGAGTAATAAGTAcgcacaacaaaaaaatagaaaagcgAAAAAAGAAAAGCAGGAAGTAAACGCTTTTATAGGCGTTTTGATACTTAGGGGATATATGCAAGTACCGAGACGAAGGATGTTCTGGGAACGTGAAAAAGATTGCCATAACGTCATGATTACAGAAGCAATTACAAGGGACCGATTTGAGTATTTGTTTTCTAATCTTCACGTCTGTGACAATCAGCAGTTGGACAAATTCGCTAAACTAAGGCCGCTTTTCAcattgttgaataaaaaattcatggAGAATTCCTCGCTTGAAGAAATGCACTCAGTTGATGAAGGTATGGTTCCGTATTATGCACGTCATAGTTGTAAGCAGTATATTCGAGGAAAACCCATGCGCTATGGATATAAGTTATGGGCAGGAAGTACCAGGTTAGGTTACTTGAATTAGTTCGAACCTTATCAAGGAGCCTCTACAAataatataagtgaaaacttttttgaatTGGGAGTTGGTGCTGGAGTAGTCTTAGAATATGTGCAAGCTTTACGTAAGGAATGGTcagataaaaaatttcatctcttttttgataacttttttacGTCATTTCCGTTGATCGAAAAACTAACTGACTAGAATTTTTATGCTACTGGTACGGTTAGAGAAAACAGGCTAAAAGACATTTCTCTTATAGATTCAAAACTCATAAAGAAGCAGCGCAGAGGAAGTTAtgattatgcaaaaattgtagaacagagtataattgcaGTAAAGTGGCACGATAATAGTGTAGTTTCTGtttgttccaatttttctgGAGTTGCCCCAATTCACTCGGTCACACGTTATTcgcaaaaagaaaagaagaaaattcagGTACAGCAGCCGCATCTTATACAGATGTACAATACAAATATGGGAGGTGTCGACCGCTCTGACCAAAATATCAGCTTATATCGAATTTCGATCAGAggaaaaaaatggtattttcCTTTGATATCTCACTGTATTGACATGGCAATTCAAAACGCATGGCATTTGCATCGCAAGAATGGAGGAGAATTAGATCAACTTAGTTTTAGAAGGAGAATTGCTGTAATGCTGTTGgttcagaataaaaaaaacatcgtcATATCAAAAAGGACATACCAGTAGGTCCCACGAAATAGATATACGGTTCGACCGAATAGATCATTTAGTTATGCcccaagaaaaacaaactaGGTGTGCTTATTGCCATCAAAAAACTACAACGAGATGCGCAAAATGTGACATTGGTGTACACACGAAGTGTTTTGTTCAGTATCACactaataaatcattttacgTTTATAGATATTCATGTGCCGAATGTCCTATATGTAGGACGGCCCGAAATTccagtttaaaaaaaaaacaaattgtcaTGGTTTGTTTGTAAGACTTTGTTTTGCTTCTTTAAATAAGTtttcaataaagttattatgatttgtAAAGTGGTTTTAATTTAGGCATATCTGGGTTAATTTGCACAACATATTCTTCTCCAAACATTTCGCGACAAACTTCTTTGAAACATGATTGATGAAACATTATTAGTACACCTCCTATATTACACGCATTTTTGGTCTTAGCaatatgtaatttattttatttatttatttattcatattcGGGACACGTACAGgaaaaaatcccaaaaaagTGTCCACtacaataatataaaagaaaagaaaacagactacataagaaataacaaaaaaaaaactaaaaaatttatcaaaagcatgaaacaatacaaaaaaaaaaagaaaaaatggaattaaatcAGCAAGCACGAagcagaaaagaaaataaacacaGAGACTGGATTGGTCTACATAATCATCGATATTACGCGGATAGAAAAACAGAATAATAAGGACCATAAGAAAGGACAAATTTATGTTGCTTTTCTTTTCTGCCCCACCACCCGCAAGAAATCAATATAAATATGGTAAACGAATGTGTTTCGATcgagtaaattaattttacaaagaaaaaactaaTGACAAATACTTAAAGTTAAAACGGATTTTTTAAACGACATCATTGAACTACAAATGAAATCAACATTGAAACAATAAACATTGCAAGTGTGCATCAGTCTCAACAGAGGTGAACCGGCATGCGCACTAAATCCAGAAGCAGGTAGTCTGAACAAAAATGGTGATTGAGTAGCATAAGAAGGAACATTAAAGTGAATCTGCTCTAAAAGAACCGGAGCGTCGAGAACTCCATTAACTAGTTTGAACAGGAACAATAGGTCCGTACTGTGCCGACGGCCACAGAGAGATCTTAGACCAAACACCTGGCATCTTTGGGAATAAGAGCAGTACGGAAGATAAAATTTGTGAGCAAGATAACGGATAAATGTTCTCTGTAGGCCCTCAATAAGGTCGATGTAAATATTATAGGCAGGACTCCATACTACTGAAGCGAAATTTAAACCGCTAGCAACGTATGCCATATATAAAGAAGTAATGCAGCGGACGTTTGTAAATGGACGAGAAATCCTAATGATAAATCCTAGGCGCTTAGTAGCTTCAGAAACGATAGAAGTAATATGATCGCGATAGAGTAGTCTAGAATCCAAACAACGCCAAGATCTTCAATTGTAGAGGATTGAGTAAGATATATATTTGAAGTTAACATTATATCTCTTTCTACTGAACGTGATCTGACAACACTTATCAGGATTtagaaataagtaattttgtgAGCAATAAGAATCAAATCTGTCAATGTCATCTTGCAACCGAATACAGTCAGAAGCAGACCTGGTGctagcaaaaattttacagtCATCAgcgaaaagagaaaaattcgaataatgaAAGCACTCAGAAACATCATTTATATAGGCTAGAAATAAAATAGGTCCAAGATGGCTACCTTGAGGTACACCAGATGTAACAGGAGTAAAACTagatatgaaattatttactttcacTGCTTGAAATCTCTTAGATATATAGGACGAAATCCATAGAGACAGCCCGTTAGATAGGTTAAACTTGTTCAGCTTATCCATAAGAATGTTATGGTGAAGTATTTGTCAGATCGGTGTAGATAGCATCCACAGATAATAGCAGGTCGAAGATAGCTATATAAGttgtcataaattaatttttcaa
This genomic stretch from Onthophagus taurus isolate NC chromosome 7, IU_Otau_3.0, whole genome shotgun sequence harbors:
- the LOC139430890 gene encoding piggyBac transposable element-derived protein 3-like — encoded protein: MHYSWIKEDLKLPPTDFDSPTNSAITENPLELFSNFVDEEVIELILNQSNKYAQQKNRKAKKEKQEVNAFIGVLILRGYMQVPRRRMFWEREKDCHNVMITEAITRDRFEYLFSNLHVCDNQQLDKFAKLRPLFTLLNKKFMENSSLEEMHSVDEGMVPYYARHSCKQYIRGKPMRYGYKLWAGSTRLGYLN